The genome window CGTCCCTTCCGCCGCGCCACGGGCGTGGCATCATGGTACAAAACGCCTTCGGTAGTTATCTCTCAGTCGTGTGCGATGCCGAAGTAAAGCCGGATGGGACGGTCCGTCTGCACAGGCTGGTTGCAGCGATGGATTGTGGACGAGCAATCAATCCGGATTCTGTTCGGGCGCAAATCGAGGGTGGGCTGGTATTCGGCTTGACGGCTGCGCTTTATGGCGAGATCACGCTTGAAAAAGGCCGTGTTCAGCAATCAAATTTCAATGATTACCGTATGCTGCGGATGAATGAGGTTCCTCCGATCGATATTGTGCTGATCGATAGTACCGAAGATCCAGGTGGTTTGGGAGAAACCGGTACTGCGGCAGCATTCCCTGCCATTGCGAATGCTGTTTTTGCGGCGACTGGAAAGCGTATCCGGCGTTTACCGCTTGGTCTGGGACAGCTGGCAGATGCGTGAGCGTGGCAGGAAGGGATGCATTTCAATGTCTGATCTTACAGAAATTGCTCATCAGGATTCCTGTTCCACATTTTCCTCTGGTACACTGTCAGGGCTTGGACGCGCCATCACGACGGGATTGGCAACTTTTGCAATAGCGACCTGTGTGGCGGGCAGTGATATGGCCCATGCCGGGGAGAGTGCTCATGATGCACTGGTTGAAAAAGGAAAATATCTGACGACGGCAGCGGATTGTGAATCATGCCATACCGCAAAAGGGGGTGTTCCTTTCGCCGGCGGTCGGGAGTTCAAGCTGCCGATGGGCGTTTTATATGCGCCGAATATCACGCCGGATAAGGAGACAGGAATCGGCGACTATACGGATGACGAATTTGTTTCAGCCATGTGGGATGGAATAGGGCGCGGCGGTCGACATTTATATCCGGCTTTTCCTTATACGTCGTATACGAAACTGTCACGGGATGATGTGCTGGCAATCAAGGCGTATCTGTTCAGTCTCAAGCCTGTTCATGCCGTCTCTCCTTCAAACAGCATGAGTTTTCCTTTCAGCCAGCGTTGGCTGATGGTGGGATGGAACATGCTGAACAATCCGAACAGACGGTTTGAACCTGATTCTTCCAGGTCTGCGGAATGGAACCGCGGCGCCTATCTGGTGGAGGCGCTTGGCCATTGCGGTGAATGTCACACGCCGCGCGGATGGACCTATGGCATGAAAAACAGCCGTGCCCTGTCAGGTGAGACGATGCAGGGTTGGAAAGCCTACAATATTACCAGTGATCCCAAGCAGGGAATTGGTGACTGGTCCGAGAGTGAGCTTGAAGCCTATCTGGCTACAGGTCATAGCGATGGTCGGGGCAGCGCCTCCGGACCCATGGCAGAAG of Granulibacter bethesdensis contains these proteins:
- a CDS encoding cytochrome c, with the protein product MSDLTEIAHQDSCSTFSSGTLSGLGRAITTGLATFAIATCVAGSDMAHAGESAHDALVEKGKYLTTAADCESCHTAKGGVPFAGGREFKLPMGVLYAPNITPDKETGIGDYTDDEFVSAMWDGIGRGGRHLYPAFPYTSYTKLSRDDVLAIKAYLFSLKPVHAVSPSNSMSFPFSQRWLMVGWNMLNNPNRRFEPDSSRSAEWNRGAYLVEALGHCGECHTPRGWTYGMKNSRALSGETMQGWKAYNITSDPKQGIGDWSESELEAYLATGHSDGRGSASGPMAEAVSYSLSRLTHDDIHAMAVYLKAVPPIADGVGVAPAPEQAKTSDSATSANSEGGRLFAGACKGCHTLSGAGRQTIYAGIAGAATVSDPEGTNLVRILLDGSVLDIEKNGLPTVHAFMPSFGLSHTDAELAVLSNYVLGHFSGVRGTVTADQVKDARTAQ